A single window of Aphidius gifuensis isolate YNYX2018 linkage group LG1, ASM1490517v1, whole genome shotgun sequence DNA harbors:
- the LOC122847637 gene encoding protein fem-1 homolog CG6966 isoform X3 produces MACRNGHYDVAEYLIEKCGADIEQPGSVVFDGETIEGAPPLWCAAAAGHLSIVRLLVRRGAKLNSTTMTNSTPLRAACFDGHFEIVKYLVQNGAHIEAVNRHGHTCLMIACYRGHVKIAKFLLALKADPNRKSVKGNTALHDCAESGSLEILKILLEHGAKMDVDSYGMTPLLAAAVAGHTHIVEHLIEKNNLVTRKERIDALELLGATYVDKKRDMILALEFWKRAMEDRYNNNNNNNINNNNNDDDDDNIIIEKPKKLTIVAAYDYAKEVIDIDELDELLADPDGMRMQALVIRERILGPAHPDTSYYIRYRGAIYADAGKFDRCIELWNYALDMQQSMLEPLNPMTQSSLFSFIELFSFMVGEEGRQTGRGRRIPPVQRDDLMRVFKKSIMEVKLGKQMVDDGPVSESDLTNLNRILVIALHLACLLTRNTPTRDSEEYIDLHRALHELVRINAKDKEGRDVLQMTHNADAATVDTSSYAACKLTSPKLTSALLEAGANPNLTDYDGNTALHLSAISHPCRTDLAKILLDNGAHIDTVNKKNQNFESLLNNKQRFDSINPIKYTSLMCLAARVIVKSKININRVPRHLRVFVLQH; encoded by the exons ATGGCATGTAGAAATGGtcattatgatgttgctgaaTATCTTATTGAAAAATGTGGTGCTGATATTGAACAACCAGGTTcag ttGTATTTGACGGTGAAACAATTGAAGGAGCTCCACCCCTTTGGTGTGCAGCAGCAGCTGGACATTTATCAATTGTCCGATTATTAGTTAGACGTGGtgctaaattaaattcaacaacaatgaCAAATTCAACACCTTTACGTGCAGCATGTTTTGATGGACACtttgaaattgttaaatatcttGTACAAAATGGTGCAc atattgAAGCAGTTAATCGTCATGGTCATACATGTTTAATGATAGCATGTTATCGTGGACAtgttaaaatagcaaaatttttaCTTGCATTAAAAGCTGATCCAAATCGTAAATCAGTAAAAGGTAATACAGCACTTCATGATTGTGCTGAAAGTGGTtcacttgaaatattaaaaatattattagaacaTGGTGCTAAAATGGATGTTGATTCATATGGTATGACACCATTATTAGCAGCAGCTGTTGCTGGACATACACATATTGTTGAgcatttaattgaaaaaaataatttagttacAAGAAAAGAACGTATTGATGCATTAGAATTATTAGGTGCAAcatatgttgataaaaaacgtGATATGATATTGGCATTAGAATTTTGGAAACGTGCTATGGAAgatagatataataataataataataataacattaataataacaataatgatgatgatgatgataatattattattgaaaaaccaaaaaaattaacaattgttgCTGCATATGATTATGCTAAAGAAgttattgatattgatgaacTTGATGAATTACTTGCTGATCCAGATGGCATGAGAATGCAAGCATTAGTTATTAGAGAAAGAATATTAGGACCAGCACATCCAGATACAAGTTATTATATTAGATATCGTGGTGCAATTTATGCTGATGCTGGTAAATTTGATAGATGTATTGAATTATGGAATTATGCATTAGATATGCAACAAAGTATGCTTGAACCATTAAATCCAATGACACAATCTtcattatttagttttattgaattatttagttttatgGTTGGTGAAGAAGGTAGACAAACTGGTAGAGGACGTAGAATACCACCTGTACAACGTGATGATCTTATgagagtatttaaaaaatct ATAATGGAAGTTAAATTGGGTAAACAAATGGTTGATGATGGACCAGTATCAGAAAGTgatttgacaaatttaaatagaatacTTGTAATTGCATTACATCTTGCTTGTTTATTAACAAGAAATACACCAACACGTGATAGCGAAGAGTATATTGATCTTCATCGTGCATTACATGAACTTGTACGAATAAATGCCAAGGATAAAgag gGAAGAGATGTTTTACAAATGACTCATAATGCTGATGCTGCAACTGTTGATACTAGTAGTTATGCAGCATGTAAATTAACATCACCAAAATTAACAAGTGCATTATTAGAAGCTGGTGCAAATCCAAATTTAACTGATTATGATGGTAATACTGCACTTCATTTAAGTGCTATTTCACATCCATGTAGAACTGATCttgctaaaatattattggataATGGCGCTCATATTGATACggttaataagaaaaatcaaaattttgaaagtttattaaataataaacaacgttttgattcaattaatccaattaaatatacaagtcTTATGTGTTTAGCTGCTCGTGTTATTGttaaatctaaaattaatatcaacagGGTACCTCGACATCTTCGGGTTTTTGTTCTTCAGCAttag
- the LOC122847638 gene encoding heterogeneous nuclear ribonucleoprotein M, giving the protein MKADDSPMPSDERERSRERDRSRRSERQQITPKPDDRDRSREKNDRGRRVSERRIYVSNIPYDYRWQDLKDLFRDSVGKVTHVELFTDESEKPRGCGIVEFEDADSVKVAVEKMHRHDIRGRKLVVKEDYDVERDKYGRLQNGRDNGNREDRYRDQPRTNQRSLGMSVTNLGLTDNTGDKFGNTYGLSTQFLESLGINGSLVTRVFVANLDYKVDEKKLLEVFKLAGKVINIELGKDKEGKSRGFGVVEYDHPVESVQAISMLHNQQLFDRRMTVRMDRANDPDVPPKLPEGLKGIGMGLGAGGNRLMDVARNIPNVQTNNTPVVNTIPTPVLATNAFGASLNNVVPSQLASALSNSNAAALQASLQANLTQNSLLNPSLTSDLATNLSNFNTNSLSSLQASLAANNQTNNTFAPRGIGKLDTDVSFSNNNAFGNSTFTTRSDFDAFGRNNSNNNDNNDRMTSAASLFTSNQNQNQIQNQNQQSTGNRQNSNGSRLMSDTILIGNLPPTTTWQMLRDKFQDVGDVKFAEMRGNEVGIVRFSSEWDAERAVSIMNRSRIDNRTIEVRLC; this is encoded by the exons ATGAAAGCAGAcga ttcACCAATGCCAAGTGATGAACGTGAAAGAAGTCGTGAACGTGATAGATCAAGACGTTCAGAGCGTCAACAAATAACACCAAAACCTGATGATCGTGATAgaagtagagaaaaaaatgatcGTGGTAGACGTGTTTCTGAACGTCGTATTTACGTATCAAATATACCATATGATTATAGATGGCAAgatttaaaagatttatttcgTGATAGTGTTGGTAAAGTAACtcatgttgaattatttactGATGAAAGTGAAAAACCAAGAGGTTGTGGAATTGTTGAATTTGAAGATGCTGATTCAGTTAAAGTAGCTGTTGAAAAAATGCATAGACATGATATACGTGGACGTAAACTTGTTGTTAAAGAAGATTATGATGTTGAACGTGATAAATATGGTCGTTTACAAAATGGTCGTGATAATGGTAATAGAGAAGATCGTTATCGTGATCAACCAAGAACAAATCAACGTTCATTAGGTATGTCTGTTACAAATCTTGGCTTAACAGATAATACTGGTGATAAATTTGGCAATACATATGGTTTAAGTACACAATTTTTAGAATCATTAGGAATAAATGGTTCACTTGTAACACGTGTATTTGTTGCAAATCTTGATTAtaaagttgatgaaaaaaaattacttgaagtATTTAAACTTGCTGGTaaagttattaatattgaacTTGGTAAAGATAAAGAAGGTAAATCACGTGGTTTTGGTGTTGTTGAATATGATCATCCAGTTGAATCAGTACAAGCAATATCAATGTTAcataatcaacaattatttgatcGTCGTATGACTGTAAGAATGGATCGTGCAAATGATCCAGATGTACCACCAAAATTACCAGAAGGTTTAAAAGGTATTGGTATGGGTCTTGGTGCTGGTGGTAATAGACTTATGGATGTTGCTAGAAATATACCAAAtgtacaaacaaataatacaccaGTTGTTAATACAATACCAACACCTGTACTAGCAACAAATGCATTTGGTGCTAGTCTTAATAATGTTGTACCATCACAACTTGCATCAGCATTATCAAATTCAAATGCAGCAGCATTACAAGCATCATTACAAGcaaatttaacacaaaattcattattaaatccaTCATTAACATCTGATTTGGCAACAaatttaagtaattttaatacaaatagCTTGTCTAGTTTACAAGCATCACTTGCTGCtaataatcaaacaaataatacatttgCACCACGTGGAATTGGTAAATTAGATACTGATGTTAgttttagtaataataatgcatttgGTAATTCAACATTTACAACACGTAGTGATTTTGATGCATTTGGAcgtaataatagtaataataatgataataatgatcgTATGACAAGTGCAGCAAGTTTATTTACATcaaatcaaaatcaaaatcaaatccaaaatcaaaatcaacaaTCAACTGGTAACAGACAAAATAGTAATGGCTCACGTCTCATGTCTGATACTATTTTAATTGGCAAT cttcCTCCAACAACAACTTGGCAAATGTTACGTGATAAATTTCAGGATGTTGGTGATGTTAAATTTGCTGAAATGAGAGGCAATGAAGTTGGAATTGTACGTTTTTCATCAGAATGGGATGCTGAGAGAGCAGTGT cTATCATGAATCGATCAAGAATTGATAACAGGACAATTGAAGTACGTCTATGCTAA
- the LOC122847640 gene encoding nuclear nucleic acid-binding protein C1D-like, producing the protein MDLKDKKNIDANVMEPLKSARDKIDELIKLSADPAFYEELSNTDKIKFNLLMSFSLNGLYWMYLRADGKDPNTNQIKSENERLKKAIGRSQEIKDRKTKMPRIDQDVAKRFIRSGLWEPKNNHENVEEENWDLQNSTMTIE; encoded by the exons atggatttaaaagataaaaaaaatattgatgcaAATGTCATGGAGCCACTTAAATCAGCAcgtgataaaattgatgaattaattaaactttcaGCTGATCCAGCATTTTATGAAGAGCTATCAAatactgataaaataaaatttaatttattaatgtcaTTTAGTCTTAATGGATTATATTGGATGTATCTAAGAGCTGatg gaAAAGATCCAAatacaaatcaaataaaatcagAAAATGAACGTTTAAAAAAAGCCATTGGAAGATCACAAGAAATTAAAGatagaaaaactaaaatgCCAAGGATTGAtcaagatgtagctaaaagaTTTATTAGATCTGGTCTTTGGGaaccaaaaaataatcatgaaaatgttgaagaagaaaattGGGATTTACAAAATTCTACTATGacaatagaataa
- the LOC122847637 gene encoding protein fem-1 homolog C isoform X1 has product MYKPRQIPSEITPRTEPWNLLVHNAARDGKLQRLRVFLEHRDKHEVGQLVSAKTHGATPLVMACRNGHYDVAEYLIEKCGADIEQPGSVVFDGETIEGAPPLWCAAAAGHLSIVRLLVRRGAKLNSTTMTNSTPLRAACFDGHFEIVKYLVQNGAHIEAVNRHGHTCLMIACYRGHVKIAKFLLALKADPNRKSVKGNTALHDCAESGSLEILKILLEHGAKMDVDSYGMTPLLAAAVAGHTHIVEHLIEKNNLVTRKERIDALELLGATYVDKKRDMILALEFWKRAMEDRYNNNNNNNINNNNNDDDDDNIIIEKPKKLTIVAAYDYAKEVIDIDELDELLADPDGMRMQALVIRERILGPAHPDTSYYIRYRGAIYADAGKFDRCIELWNYALDMQQSMLEPLNPMTQSSLFSFIELFSFMVGEEGRQTGRGRRIPPVQRDDLMRVFKKSIMEVKLGKQMVDDGPVSESDLTNLNRILVIALHLACLLTRNTPTRDSEEYIDLHRALHELVRINAKDKEGRDVLQMTHNADAATVDTSSYAACKLTSPKLTSALLEAGANPNLTDYDGNTALHLSAISHPCRTDLAKILLDNGAHIDTVNKKNQNFESLLNNKQRFDSINPIKYTSLMCLAARVIVKSKININRVPRHLRVFVLQH; this is encoded by the exons ATGTATAAGCCTAGGCAAATACCCTCGGAGATTACACCACGTACAGAACCGTGGAATCTCCTAGTGCACAATGCCGCCAGGGATGGTAAATTACAAAGACTCAGg gtgTTTTTAGAACACAGAGATAAACATGAAGTAGGACAACTTGTTAGTGCCAAAACCCATGGAGCAACACCATTGGTAATGGCATGTAGAAATGGtcattatgatgttgctgaaTATCTTATTGAAAAATGTGGTGCTGATATTGAACAACCAGGTTcag ttGTATTTGACGGTGAAACAATTGAAGGAGCTCCACCCCTTTGGTGTGCAGCAGCAGCTGGACATTTATCAATTGTCCGATTATTAGTTAGACGTGGtgctaaattaaattcaacaacaatgaCAAATTCAACACCTTTACGTGCAGCATGTTTTGATGGACACtttgaaattgttaaatatcttGTACAAAATGGTGCAc atattgAAGCAGTTAATCGTCATGGTCATACATGTTTAATGATAGCATGTTATCGTGGACAtgttaaaatagcaaaatttttaCTTGCATTAAAAGCTGATCCAAATCGTAAATCAGTAAAAGGTAATACAGCACTTCATGATTGTGCTGAAAGTGGTtcacttgaaatattaaaaatattattagaacaTGGTGCTAAAATGGATGTTGATTCATATGGTATGACACCATTATTAGCAGCAGCTGTTGCTGGACATACACATATTGTTGAgcatttaattgaaaaaaataatttagttacAAGAAAAGAACGTATTGATGCATTAGAATTATTAGGTGCAAcatatgttgataaaaaacgtGATATGATATTGGCATTAGAATTTTGGAAACGTGCTATGGAAgatagatataataataataataataataacattaataataacaataatgatgatgatgatgataatattattattgaaaaaccaaaaaaattaacaattgttgCTGCATATGATTATGCTAAAGAAgttattgatattgatgaacTTGATGAATTACTTGCTGATCCAGATGGCATGAGAATGCAAGCATTAGTTATTAGAGAAAGAATATTAGGACCAGCACATCCAGATACAAGTTATTATATTAGATATCGTGGTGCAATTTATGCTGATGCTGGTAAATTTGATAGATGTATTGAATTATGGAATTATGCATTAGATATGCAACAAAGTATGCTTGAACCATTAAATCCAATGACACAATCTtcattatttagttttattgaattatttagttttatgGTTGGTGAAGAAGGTAGACAAACTGGTAGAGGACGTAGAATACCACCTGTACAACGTGATGATCTTATgagagtatttaaaaaatct ATAATGGAAGTTAAATTGGGTAAACAAATGGTTGATGATGGACCAGTATCAGAAAGTgatttgacaaatttaaatagaatacTTGTAATTGCATTACATCTTGCTTGTTTATTAACAAGAAATACACCAACACGTGATAGCGAAGAGTATATTGATCTTCATCGTGCATTACATGAACTTGTACGAATAAATGCCAAGGATAAAgag gGAAGAGATGTTTTACAAATGACTCATAATGCTGATGCTGCAACTGTTGATACTAGTAGTTATGCAGCATGTAAATTAACATCACCAAAATTAACAAGTGCATTATTAGAAGCTGGTGCAAATCCAAATTTAACTGATTATGATGGTAATACTGCACTTCATTTAAGTGCTATTTCACATCCATGTAGAACTGATCttgctaaaatattattggataATGGCGCTCATATTGATACggttaataagaaaaatcaaaattttgaaagtttattaaataataaacaacgttttgattcaattaatccaattaaatatacaagtcTTATGTGTTTAGCTGCTCGTGTTATTGttaaatctaaaattaatatcaacagGGTACCTCGACATCTTCGGGTTTTTGTTCTTCAGCAttag
- the LOC122847637 gene encoding protein fem-1 homolog C isoform X2 has protein sequence MNFRYFNLSRVFLEHRDKHEVGQLVSAKTHGATPLVMACRNGHYDVAEYLIEKCGADIEQPGSVVFDGETIEGAPPLWCAAAAGHLSIVRLLVRRGAKLNSTTMTNSTPLRAACFDGHFEIVKYLVQNGAHIEAVNRHGHTCLMIACYRGHVKIAKFLLALKADPNRKSVKGNTALHDCAESGSLEILKILLEHGAKMDVDSYGMTPLLAAAVAGHTHIVEHLIEKNNLVTRKERIDALELLGATYVDKKRDMILALEFWKRAMEDRYNNNNNNNINNNNNDDDDDNIIIEKPKKLTIVAAYDYAKEVIDIDELDELLADPDGMRMQALVIRERILGPAHPDTSYYIRYRGAIYADAGKFDRCIELWNYALDMQQSMLEPLNPMTQSSLFSFIELFSFMVGEEGRQTGRGRRIPPVQRDDLMRVFKKSIMEVKLGKQMVDDGPVSESDLTNLNRILVIALHLACLLTRNTPTRDSEEYIDLHRALHELVRINAKDKEGRDVLQMTHNADAATVDTSSYAACKLTSPKLTSALLEAGANPNLTDYDGNTALHLSAISHPCRTDLAKILLDNGAHIDTVNKKNQNFESLLNNKQRFDSINPIKYTSLMCLAARVIVKSKININRVPRHLRVFVLQH, from the exons atgaattttcgatattttaatttaagtcgg gtgTTTTTAGAACACAGAGATAAACATGAAGTAGGACAACTTGTTAGTGCCAAAACCCATGGAGCAACACCATTGGTAATGGCATGTAGAAATGGtcattatgatgttgctgaaTATCTTATTGAAAAATGTGGTGCTGATATTGAACAACCAGGTTcag ttGTATTTGACGGTGAAACAATTGAAGGAGCTCCACCCCTTTGGTGTGCAGCAGCAGCTGGACATTTATCAATTGTCCGATTATTAGTTAGACGTGGtgctaaattaaattcaacaacaatgaCAAATTCAACACCTTTACGTGCAGCATGTTTTGATGGACACtttgaaattgttaaatatcttGTACAAAATGGTGCAc atattgAAGCAGTTAATCGTCATGGTCATACATGTTTAATGATAGCATGTTATCGTGGACAtgttaaaatagcaaaatttttaCTTGCATTAAAAGCTGATCCAAATCGTAAATCAGTAAAAGGTAATACAGCACTTCATGATTGTGCTGAAAGTGGTtcacttgaaatattaaaaatattattagaacaTGGTGCTAAAATGGATGTTGATTCATATGGTATGACACCATTATTAGCAGCAGCTGTTGCTGGACATACACATATTGTTGAgcatttaattgaaaaaaataatttagttacAAGAAAAGAACGTATTGATGCATTAGAATTATTAGGTGCAAcatatgttgataaaaaacgtGATATGATATTGGCATTAGAATTTTGGAAACGTGCTATGGAAgatagatataataataataataataataacattaataataacaataatgatgatgatgatgataatattattattgaaaaaccaaaaaaattaacaattgttgCTGCATATGATTATGCTAAAGAAgttattgatattgatgaacTTGATGAATTACTTGCTGATCCAGATGGCATGAGAATGCAAGCATTAGTTATTAGAGAAAGAATATTAGGACCAGCACATCCAGATACAAGTTATTATATTAGATATCGTGGTGCAATTTATGCTGATGCTGGTAAATTTGATAGATGTATTGAATTATGGAATTATGCATTAGATATGCAACAAAGTATGCTTGAACCATTAAATCCAATGACACAATCTtcattatttagttttattgaattatttagttttatgGTTGGTGAAGAAGGTAGACAAACTGGTAGAGGACGTAGAATACCACCTGTACAACGTGATGATCTTATgagagtatttaaaaaatct ATAATGGAAGTTAAATTGGGTAAACAAATGGTTGATGATGGACCAGTATCAGAAAGTgatttgacaaatttaaatagaatacTTGTAATTGCATTACATCTTGCTTGTTTATTAACAAGAAATACACCAACACGTGATAGCGAAGAGTATATTGATCTTCATCGTGCATTACATGAACTTGTACGAATAAATGCCAAGGATAAAgag gGAAGAGATGTTTTACAAATGACTCATAATGCTGATGCTGCAACTGTTGATACTAGTAGTTATGCAGCATGTAAATTAACATCACCAAAATTAACAAGTGCATTATTAGAAGCTGGTGCAAATCCAAATTTAACTGATTATGATGGTAATACTGCACTTCATTTAAGTGCTATTTCACATCCATGTAGAACTGATCttgctaaaatattattggataATGGCGCTCATATTGATACggttaataagaaaaatcaaaattttgaaagtttattaaataataaacaacgttttgattcaattaatccaattaaatatacaagtcTTATGTGTTTAGCTGCTCGTGTTATTGttaaatctaaaattaatatcaacagGGTACCTCGACATCTTCGGGTTTTTGTTCTTCAGCAttag